A segment of the Bacillus pseudomycoides genome:
GTGGTATGCTTGGTCTTCTGTATGCAATTACCTATCCTACCTCCTTGCAATCCTTAGTTGTTGTCGGTGCCGCTGCTAGTAACTATACAAAAACACCAGATTGTATTTATCATCCAAGCCATCCACAATTTCAATATATGCAAGACATTATCGAAACATTAAAACTCTCTCCTCTTACACTAGAAGAGCGGAGTGTATTATCAACCAAGCGAACAAAATTATCTTTATATAAGCCTGAACACTATGAAATATATTTTTCAAAGCCTATTTATAAAACGATGGCTGTAAGTCGGATGAACGCTTTTTCTCAAGAGTATCCACAATTCGATTTAAGAAATCATCTTTCATCTATTACAGCAAAAACATTAATCCTTTGTGGAAATCATGATGTACAGTGCCCGGTGCAATACTCTGTAGAAATACACAAAGGTATACCAAATTCTATATTCATTCCATTTGAATATAGCAACCATTACCCTTTTTTAGAAGAAAGCAATCGTTTTGCATCTATCATTAAAACTTTCTATAAATCATTACAGCACGAAAGCAGCAAGTACTAAATCACTTGCTGCTTGTTTAAAACTTTTCTTTATTTCGCTACAAACGTCACCTGATTTGCAGTTGCCCAGCCATTCATCGGTACAACTGTATATTTCTTACCTGGCTGCAACGTTGCACCATTTTGTAAATCAAAGATTCCTACTGCTCCTTTTCGAGAAGTAAAACGATATTGCGCTTCTATTCGATTTCCATCTTCACCTTGTAATTCTACTTTTCGTCCAGCAAACAGCTCCATACTTGGATCTTTCTCTAACGTAATTTGAATCGACTTATTATCTATCGCTTCTGCACTTTGAATCACAAGTGGCGCAATAGTCTCCGCAGTGAACGTTGGATTCTTAACCGTCGCCCAATCAGATGTTATTGTATACGTCATACCTGATTGCAAGGTTTGACCAGCAGGTAGACGAAACTTCGGTGCCTGTCTGCCATCTGCCGCCTGTGTAAACGGAACATATCCTACAACAATTTATTCCCCTGAACTTGATGTAATCGTCATTTTTCGATCACGTAGCGAAGAAATAATTTGATATTGTTTTCCTTCTTTATCTTTATTTTCTTCATCTAACTGAAACGCTTGATTTCCTCTCCCTGCTTTATACGCTTCAATAATGTTTGCATAATCTGTCACACCATCTTCTAAAAATGATTCAATCTCAAACGTATCATTTGTCACTTGTTTTGCTTGACGAACATTAATTTTTTCAGTACTCGCCTCAAATTTTTCTTTTTTTCCACCTTTATAACTTACTTTATATTTTGTTCCTGGTTTTTGGACTGTAACAGGTACAATATATGTACTTGTAGCACCTGTTTTTAATCGTGGTACATTCACAATTTCTAACCCGTTATCAAATACAAAATTTTTCTTAATCGCCTCTAAATTTTCTAATTTCACCTCTTCTTCTGATAAAGGTTTAGAAAATGTTAGTTGTAATGTCATTGCGTTTAATGGCTGTAATTTTGTAATCTGTGCTTCTTGCTGCTTCTTTTCTTTTTTCACTTCTTGCTTTGTCTCCTGTTTTGCTTCTGCTTTTGCTTCTCCTTGCGCGCAACCTGTTACCATTACTGTAAACCCAATCATAGCTGGTACTAAAAATTTTATTTTTTTCATTTTCATCAAACCTCCAAATGATTATTTTTCTTTCAGATTCAATCATCTAATACATAGCAGATAATAGTTTCCTCAAATCACTTTACCTGCTCACTTTCTTTCTGTGATACTTATAGTAGATGGCAAGTATAAATTGCCAATAAATAAATTCTTAAAAAAAGATAAAATAAAGGTAATATATTTTTTAATTTTGTGAATCTTACTGCCTTTAAACATAAAAAAACCTGTCAACACTTTGACAGGTTCGCTATACATTAAAACGATATCCAGCTCCCCACACCGTTTCAATATATTGTGGATGAGCAGGATCTCTTTCAATTTTCTCACGTAACTTTCGCACATGAACAACAACTGTAGCTAAGTCTCCAGCTGAATCTAGTCCCCAAATACGTTCAAATAATTGTTCCTTACTTAACACTTGATTCGGATTCATCACAAAAAATGTTAGCAAATCAAATTCTTTCGTTGTAAAAGCAATTTCTTCATTGTTTATGAATACTTTTCTAGCACGTTGATCAATAGAAATCCCGTGGATATATAACGTATCTCGCTGCTTAATTATATTTCCAGATAATCGTTCATAACGCGCGATATGTGCTTTTACCCTTGCGACTAATTCACTTGGACTGAATGGCTTCGTAATATAATCATCAGCCCCGAGTCCAAGTCCACGAATTTTATCGATATCCTCTTTTTTGGCTGAGGCAAGTAAAATCGGAATATCTTTCACCGCACGTATTTGTTTACAAATTTCAAATCCATTCATTTTTGGAAGCATGATATCTAAAATAATTAGATCGTATTGTTCCTGTAAAGCGCAGTGCAGTCCTGTTTCCCCTGAATGTTGTACATCAACTTGAAAATCATGAATCTCTAAATACTCCCGCTGTAATTCTGCAATACTTACTTCATCTTCAATTAATAACACTCGCTTCAATTTACTCACCACATTCCTATACTTTTTTCAATGAGAAGAAAACACTGGTACTTTCCCCTAATTCACTTTCCGCCCAAATCTTTCCGCCGTGTTCTTCAACAATTTGCTTTGCGATAGCTAAGCAAAGACCACTTCCACCTGTACTCGAATTACGTGATTGTTCTGCACGATAAAAACGTTCAAAAATATATGGAAGTTTATCAGATTCTATACCCGATCCATTATCTGTCACTCTCACGATTGCCATATCCGCTTCCTCTAGTAATGTAACTGTAATTTCTTTCTGCGGTTTATCCATGTACTTCACACTATTATGAATTAAATTGGATATAACTCGCTTTACTTTCTCACGATCAGCTAGTACATAGAATTGTGAAGCTTCAAGTGATTGTAAGTGCAAATTAATTCCATACTTACTCAAGTCCATCCGCATTTCTTCTATTAAATCTTCCATAAACGTATACAATTCTATCGTTTCAAATTGAAATGGCACACGATTCAAATCTAATTTTGAAAATAAAAAGAGTTCATCAATGAGTGTATCCATATGTGTTGCTTTTGTATAAATTGTTGTTAAGTATCTGTTCATCTTCTCTGGTGTATTTGCAACTCCATCTTTTATTCCTTCTACATATCCAATAATAGATGTAATGGGTGTTTTTAAATCATGGGAAATATTCGAAATAAGTTCTTTTCGATTCTCTTCATATTGCGCTTGCACTTCAATTGATTCTTTTAATTTCTGCCTCATTTCTTCAAATGCTTGGTTTAATTGACCAATTTCATCATGAGACGTAACTGGAATTTGAAAATGTAAATCTCCTTCTTTAATTCTTCCAGTTGCATCCGTCAATATGAGAATAGGCTTTATCACACTTCTTGAAACGAAATAACTTAATAATCCAATGATAAAAATAGCTAACAGTAATAACGATATAAACAAAATGGGAAATAGCTTTTCGGTTAGCTCTACATACGAACTTTGCTCATTCAATACAAATATACTTCCTTCTTCATTATGAGGAAAATAAAAATCAAACTTTACGTAGCGATAAAATGTGTCATTTAATTCAGCCGTACCACGACTATTAATATTCGTTGCTTCAAATTTTGGAAGAGCCCCTTTTAAATTAGAACCTTCAATTGCTTTTGACGCATATGAAATTGTTTCTCCTTTTCTTACAACAATCTTCACACCTTTTTTCTCTAATGACGGCATCATTGCTTCATCTAATAGTTGCGGTTGATTCTGCTTAGCTGCTGCCTTTAATTCAAGAAAAGCATTTTCTTCCTCTGGCGTCAGTGGCTTTTGAATATAAGAACTCTTATAAAAATTTTTCACTGATTCTAAATTTCCCGTTATAGAAAAAACAATTAAAAAACCCGTAACCAACAAAAGAGTAATTGAAACAAAAATAACAGCAATATAAGATAATAAAAACCTTGTTTTAATAGACATGACTCCATCCCTCACTTTACGAACCTTCCAATACTAATCATAAGCATAAGAAGATATTTCCGAATGTTCAAGCGATTTTATAGTTATTTTAGCGACAGTTTATAAAAAATTAATATTTATATTTTACAGTATAAGGCGAAGCACCTATATTCTAAAACAATTCTTACAAAATTATAATTCCTTACACTTATCAATGAGAAGGTGGTGAAATACAATATTAAAAAGAACTTTAAGTATGATATGTTGTTTATTCTTTTTGCAAGGTTGCACACAAGATCAAGAATTGAAAAAGGAGATAGAAAGCATGGAAAAACAACTACTCACAGCTACAGAGCAAAAAGATACAAACACCGTCCTATCATTGATTCAGCAAGGAGCAAATATAAATGTAACAGATAATCAAGGTCGCACCCCTGTTATGATTGCTACATATGGAAATGATATAAAAACTGCAAGGACTCTTATTAAGGCTGGAGCGAATGTAAACATCCAAGATAAGATGAAAAACAATCCATTTTTATATACTGGCGCTGAAGGTTATTTAGAAATTCTAAAACTATCAATTGATGCCGGTGCTGACCCGACACTTACAAATCGTTACGGAGGAACAGCTCTTATTCCAGCGGCAGAACATGGCTATATCGACGTCATAAAAGAACTTCTCACTCGAACAAATATTGATGTAAACCATGTGAATAACCTCGGATGGACTGCTTTAATGGAAGCTATCGTACTAAGTGATGGCACCGAAATACAGCAACAAGTTATCCGTCTCCTCATTGAACATGGTGCAAATATAAATATTCCCGATCATGATGGCGTTCCCCCTCTGCAACATGCACGTGCTCATAACTTTAAAGAAATCGAAGAAATTTTAATCCAAGTAGGCGCACAGGAATCCAACATTTATAAATAAACAATTTATGCTATAAAACTATCCGAAGTACTTGTACTAAAAGAAGTACTTCGGGCATATCAAAACTTTAATTTCCCTCTTCCATACACATACTACATTTCTCTCTGAATCCGGAGTTTGGAGTTCTTCCTGCCCATTCATGCAGGATAAATCTCAAAATGAAACGGATACATTTTTCAGAATTTACTTTCATTCCCATTTTCCCTTTATTTCTATCACAAACTTCTATAGAATATGTTGATAGGAATTATAAATTTCATACTGAGTCGTGGAAAGGCTGGGAATTATAAATGTGGAACGAGTTTAAAAAGTTCGCCCTAAAAGGGAATGTTATTGATTTAGCTATCGGGGTTGTAATCGGAGCTGCTTTCGGAAAAATTGTAAGTTCTTTAGTAAAAGATATTATCACACCATTAATCGGTATGTTAATGGGTGGTATCGACTTTACAGGTTTGAAAATTACATTTGGTAAAACAGCTATTATGTATGGTAACTTCATCCAAACTATCTTTGACTTCTTAATCATCGCAGGTGCTATCTTTGCATTTATTAAAGTTTTCAACAAACTAACATTCAAAAAAGAAGAAGAAAAAGTAGAAGAAATTCCAGAACCAACACAAGAAGAAGTACTTCTTGGCGAAATTCGCGACTTATTAAAACAACAAAGTGCTTCAAAAGACAACGCATAATTGAACGGATAAAAAGCATGCCCACATGGGACATGCTTTTTTTTATATCTTATGGTGTTTCCGAATTCATATGAATAAACAAAATAATACCAGCAACCATTAATATCATAATGGAACCTGCAAATAATGTAATCGCAACAAATACGAGACTTGCGCTCAAATTCACCGAAATATTTTCAATAAAGATAGAAGTTACATACGTGATAAGGGCAATTCCTGCAAGAGTACTTCCTGGAATAAATCGCTTTAGGCCACTTTGTTTTAACGTCATATATGCAAAAACAGCCGTCATACAAAGCGTAAGCATCCAAAGAATAATCATCTCTTCTCCCCCCTCACAAACCTTTTCTTTCTATTATACATGACATTGCGTATTCATAGGAAATTTCGCTTCTAGATTATAGACAAGACAGGGAATAATGAAATATATAGCGAATGATGAACAAAGAGAGATTTTATCACGAAAGGATTGGTCTTTATTCAGCCACTATCCCTAAATATGTATGCTGTAAAATTATTATTTGAATCCGTTCATTCAAGTGAGCCTGATCCTAAATTGATAGTACTTATGAAGAAAGTATTATTCTCGTTAAGGCAGAAAGTTTAGAAGAGGCGAATAAATTAGGAGAAAAACTCGCTATAAACTCTGAGCACTCCTACTATAATATGTATGGCGTTCAAGTAACATGGAAATTTCGCAAATTATTACATGTTTTCGAATTAGATGATACTCATTTTGAAACAGGAAAAGAATTATATTCAAGATTTTTACATGTTAATAAAAATGAGCGTTTAGAAACATTAGTTCAACAATATTTTCCTGAATATGTAGAAACACTGGATTAAATATCATAAAAAAACTCACAGCACCACGCTGTGAGTTTTCGTATTCTTACTTCGTTGAATCTCTAAATTGGATACGGTGAGGTAAGATAACTGTATGATCTTCTACTTTTTCTTTGTTCATATATTTTGTAAGCAAACGCATTGCTACTGCACCGATATCATACATTGGTTGTACAACTGTTGAAAGCTGTGGGCGTACCATTAGTGCAAGACGTGTGTTGTCAAAGCCAAGTACTTCTACGTCTTTTGGTACGTTTAATCCAGCGTCTTGTGCCGCGTGAATTACGCCTAGTGCCATTTCATCTGAAGATACGAAGATTGCTGTTGGTTTTTCATCAATTTCCCAAAGCTTTTCAAATGCTTCTAAACCTGAATCATATGTGTAATCTCCATCAATTACAAGATTTTCATCATAAGCCATACCAGCTTCTTCTAACGCTTTTTTGTAACCTTGTAATTTTTTTGCACTCCCAGCTTTGTCAATGTAAGGACCTGATACAAAACCGATACGCTTATGGCCTTGTTCTAGGAAATGCTTCATTGCATCATAAGCCGCTTGTGTATAATCAATATTTACTGATGATGTTTCATTGTTCTCATCAAATGATGCTGCTAAGACGATTGGTACTGGAGACTTTTTAAACTCTTCTACATGAGTATCTGTAATATCTTCACCCATAAATACAATACCATCCACTTGTTTACCAAGCATCGTATTTAATAAATGGAATTCTTTTTCTCTATTTTGGTCAGAGTTACTTAAAATAATATTATATTTGTACATTGTTGCGATATCTTCGATTCCACGTGCAAGTTCTGCATAGAATGTATTAGAAATATCCGGAATAATAACACCCACTGTTGTTGTCTTCTTACTTGCTAGTCCACGTGCTACCGCATTCGGGCGATATCCTAATCGATCAATTGCTTCTAATACTTTCTTTCTTGTTGTAGGCTTTACATTCGGATTACCGTTCACAACGCGTGATACAGTTGCCATCGAAACGTTTGCTTCGCGCGCTACGTCATAGATTGTTACGTTCATCTTTTTCGCACACTCCTTCTATATTATGTTATCTATCTTTATGTATCGGTTCACTTAAATGAAAAAAAGACATCAACTCACCTTGAAGATGTCACTCCCGAGTCCTTTTACTAATGATACGATAAAAATGCAGGCTCATACAATATTTTCCCGCAAAAGTTTCGAAAAAATTCGCTTCTTTTCTCCTATTTTCGTATTTTTTATGTAAAAAAGGATATTTCCCGCGAAAAAGTCTATGCAACAAGTGCCGCATAGACTTTAAAATCCACTCTGATTATCTACCGCGAAATGCTTTTAATTCTTTCATAAACTCATTGAATTCTGGAATATCCATTTGTTGTGCTGAATCTGATAACGCAACAGCCGGGTCTGGATGTACTTCAGCCATAACCGCGTCAGCACCAACTGCCATCGCTGCTTTTGCAGTCGGTAATAAGAGGTCACG
Coding sequences within it:
- a CDS encoding response regulator transcription factor, yielding MKRVLLIEDEVSIAELQREYLEIHDFQVDVQHSGETGLHCALQEQYDLIILDIMLPKMNGFEICKQIRAVKDIPILLASAKKEDIDKIRGLGLGADDYITKPFSPSELVARVKAHIARYERLSGNIIKQRDTLYIHGISIDQRARKVFINNEEIAFTTKEFDLLTFFVMNPNQVLSKEQLFERIWGLDSAGDLATVVVHVRKLREKIERDPAHPQYIETVWGAGYRFNV
- the mscL gene encoding large conductance mechanosensitive channel protein MscL, producing the protein MWNEFKKFALKGNVIDLAIGVVIGAAFGKIVSSLVKDIITPLIGMLMGGIDFTGLKITFGKTAIMYGNFIQTIFDFLIIAGAIFAFIKVFNKLTFKKEEEKVEEIPEPTQEEVLLGEIRDLLKQQSASKDNA
- a CDS encoding HAMP domain-containing sensor histidine kinase, which encodes MSIKTRFLLSYIAVIFVSITLLLVTGFLIVFSITGNLESVKNFYKSSYIQKPLTPEEENAFLELKAAAKQNQPQLLDEAMMPSLEKKGVKIVVRKGETISYASKAIEGSNLKGALPKFEATNINSRGTAELNDTFYRYVKFDFYFPHNEEGSIFVLNEQSSYVELTEKLFPILFISLLLLAIFIIGLLSYFVSRSVIKPILILTDATGRIKEGDLHFQIPVTSHDEIGQLNQAFEEMRQKLKESIEVQAQYEENRKELISNISHDLKTPITSIIGYVEGIKDGVANTPEKMNRYLTTIYTKATHMDTLIDELFLFSKLDLNRVPFQFETIELYTFMEDLIEEMRMDLSKYGINLHLQSLEASQFYVLADREKVKRVISNLIHNSVKYMDKPQKEITVTLLEEADMAIVRVTDNGSGIESDKLPYIFERFYRAEQSRNSSTGGSGLCLAIAKQIVEEHGGKIWAESELGESTSVFFSLKKV
- a CDS encoding DUF3917 domain-containing protein, which translates into the protein MIILWMLTLCMTAVFAYMTLKQSGLKRFIPGSTLAGIALITYVTSIFIENISVNLSASLVFVAITLFAGSIMILMVAGIILFIHMNSETP
- the ccpA gene encoding catabolite control protein A, which produces MNVTIYDVAREANVSMATVSRVVNGNPNVKPTTRKKVLEAIDRLGYRPNAVARGLASKKTTTVGVIIPDISNTFYAELARGIEDIATMYKYNIILSNSDQNREKEFHLLNTMLGKQVDGIVFMGEDITDTHVEEFKKSPVPIVLAASFDENNETSSVNIDYTQAAYDAMKHFLEQGHKRIGFVSGPYIDKAGSAKKLQGYKKALEEAGMAYDENLVIDGDYTYDSGLEAFEKLWEIDEKPTAIFVSSDEMALGVIHAAQDAGLNVPKDVEVLGFDNTRLALMVRPQLSTVVQPMYDIGAVAMRLLTKYMNKEKVEDHTVILPHRIQFRDSTK
- a CDS encoding alpha/beta fold hydrolase → MWKGQLIHTMRGTFEIFTKGTGEPLCVTHHYSQFNETGDYFAESFIHTHQVFLINLKDAGHSVKAPTEHELSMSETIEDLEAIKESLHLSAWHFAGHSTGGMLGLLYAITYPTSLQSLVVVGAAASNYTKTPDCIYHPSHPQFQYMQDIIETLKLSPLTLEERSVLSTKRTKLSLYKPEHYEIYFSKPIYKTMAVSRMNAFSQEYPQFDLRNHLSSITAKTLILCGNHDVQCPVQYSVEIHKGIPNSIFIPFEYSNHYPFLEESNRFASIIKTFYKSLQHESSKY
- a CDS encoding ankyrin repeat domain-containing protein translates to MLKRTLSMICCLFFLQGCTQDQELKKEIESMEKQLLTATEQKDTNTVLSLIQQGANINVTDNQGRTPVMIATYGNDIKTARTLIKAGANVNIQDKMKNNPFLYTGAEGYLEILKLSIDAGADPTLTNRYGGTALIPAAEHGYIDVIKELLTRTNIDVNHVNNLGWTALMEAIVLSDGTEIQQQVIRLLIEHGANINIPDHDGVPPLQHARAHNFKEIEEILIQVGAQESNIYK